GATTTTTGTGCTATTTTTGGAAAAAGTGGTAGTGGTAAAACTACGCTTTTGAGAATTTTAGCAGGTTTTGAAAAAGCGCAAGGAATTTGCATTTTTAATGATATGATATTTTTTGATGATAAAAACTTTCTAAGCCCACAAAAAAGAAAACTTGGTTTTGTTTTTCAAGATTATGCTTTATTTGAAAATATGAATGTAGAGCAAAACTTACTTTTTGCCAAAAAAGATCTAAAATTTGCCAATGAGCTTTTAGAACTTTTAGATTTAAGCAAACACAAAAAAAGTCATATTTTAGAACTAAGTGGAGGACAAAAACAACGCGTAGCTTTAGCAAGAGCCATTATGCAAAAACCCAAACTTTTACTTTTAGATGAGCCATTTAGCGCCCTAGATAATGAGATAAAACTACACTTGCATGATTATCTTTTAAATATACACAAAACTTATAAAATCACTACTATTTTAATCAGCCATGATGTAAGTGAAGTTTATAAACTAGCTAATAAAGTCATCATTTTAGAAAATGGAACCATCATCAAAAAAGGCTCGCCTAATGAAGTTTTTTTAAAAACACAAGGCTCACAAAAATTTGCTATAAAAGCACGCATTTTAAAACTACAAAAGCAAGATAGCATATTTATAGCCA
This genomic stretch from Campylobacter lari subsp. concheus harbors:
- a CDS encoding sulfate/molybdate ABC transporter ATP-binding protein, which gives rise to MLKLDFEKIFKNKEKEFKLKVKFEVKDGDFCAIFGKSGSGKTTLLRILAGFEKAQGICIFNDMIFFDDKNFLSPQKRKLGFVFQDYALFENMNVEQNLLFAKKDLKFANELLELLDLSKHKKSHILELSGGQKQRVALARAIMQKPKLLLLDEPFSALDNEIKLHLHDYLLNIHKTYKITTILISHDVSEVYKLANKVIILENGTIIKKGSPNEVFLKTQGSQKFAIKARILKLQKQDSIFIAILAIGNQISQVALSPLEAKDFKENDEVLLSQKAFALNLTKI